In the Arachis ipaensis cultivar K30076 chromosome B10, Araip1.1, whole genome shotgun sequence genome, one interval contains:
- the LOC107622700 gene encoding protein BRASSINOSTEROID INSENSITIVE 1, with amino-acid sequence MKPTHYTRNTSLSVSLFVFLIGVLSVQVAAASSSPSSPPRDPTHQLLSFKATLPNPSLLSNWLPNTNPCSFTGITCTTTAGAGASVTSIDLSSVPLTTNLTAVATFLLPLDHLQVLSLKSANLTGPIPSPSNSCSSSLTTIDLSQNAISGSLSDMSFLSSCNALQSLNLSNNLLEFPANGSPKWTLRTGNYLKVVDLSYNKLTGPNVLPWILSTGCTGLRTLNLKSNKLTGVTDFSSCRSLQHLDLSSNNFSVAIPSLGDCSSLQHLDLSANKYFGDITRVVSSCTELVYLNVSGNQFSGPVPSLPTGSLQFLYLSGNHFTGQIPVAMGDGLCSTLVELDLSSNNLTGPVPDEFTLCSSLISLDISSNRFTGELPIEIFVKMEGLRELSVGFNQFEGLLPESLTEMVSLESLDLSSNNFYGTIPKWLCQDPRNRLKELFLQNNHFTGSIPSTLSNCSNLVGLDLSFNYLNGSIPSTLGSLSNLRDLIIWLNQLTGEIPQELGNIKTLQNLILDFNELTGSIPAGLSNCTQLNWISLSNNRLTGEIPSWIGKLSNLAILKLSNNSFSGSIPPELGDCHSLIWLDLNTNKLTGAIPPELFKQSGKIAVNFISGKTYVYIKNDGSKECHGAGNLLEFAGINQKQLNRISTRNPCNFTRVYGGKLQPTFNHNGSMIFLDISHNMLSGTIPKEIGVMYYLYILNLGHNNISGSIPQELGSMKNLNILDLSHNRLQGSIPQSLTSLSLLTEIDFSNNFLAGLIPESGQFDTFPATRFQNNSGLCGVPLPPCTADSGLGGAQNQKSNNKKQASLAGSVAMGLLFSLFCIFGLMIIAIEARKRRKKKEAALEAYVEGNSHSGTANGGWKLTSAREALSINLATFEKPLRKLTFGDLLEATNGFHNDSLIGSGGFGDVYKAQLKDGSLVAIKKLIHVSGQGDREFTAEMETIGKIKHRNLVPLLGYCKVGEERLLVYDYMKYGSLEDVLHDQKKAGIKLNWAVRRKIAIGAARGLAFLHHNCIPHIIHRDMKSSNVLLDENLEARVSDFGMARLMSAMDTHLSVSTLAGTPGYVPPEYYQSFRCSTKGDVYSYGVVLLELLTGKRPTDSADFGDNNLVGWVKQHAKLKISDVFDPELMKEEPSLEIELLQHLKVACACLDDRPWRRPTMIQVMAMFKEIQAGSGVDSQSTIVTDDESFSTIEMVEMSIKEAP; translated from the coding sequence ATGAAACCTACACACTATACTCGCAACacctctctctctgtctctctctttgTTTTCCTCATCGGAGTGCTTTCCGTACAAGTGGCAGCGGCATCGTCTTCACCCTCTTCTCCTCCGCGAGACCCAACTCATCAACTCCTCAGCTTCAAAGCCACTCTCCCAAACCCTTCCCTCCTTTCCAACTGGCTCCCCAACACCAACCCATGTTCCTTCACCGGCATCACCTGCACCACTACCGCCGGCGCCGGCGCCTCAGTGACAAGCATAGACCTGTCCTCCGTCCCACTCACCACCAACCTCACCGCCGTGGCAACCTTCCTCCTGCCACTGGACCACCTGCAGGTGCTGTCCCTGAAATCCGCCAACCTTACTGGCCCCATTCCCTCCCCTTCAAACTCGTGCTCCTCCTCCCTAACCACCATAGATCTCTCTCAAAACGCAATCTCAGGCTCCCTAAGCGACATGTCGTTCCTGTCGTCGTGCAACGCGCTCCAATCCCTGAACCTCTCCAACAACCTCCTCGAGTTCCCCGCTAACGGTTCTCCCAAATGGACACTCCGAACCGGTAACTACCTCAAAGTAGTAGACCTCTCCTATAACAAACTCACCGGCCCCAACGTCCTCCCTTGGATCCTCTCCACCGGCTGTACAGGTCTCCGCACGCTCAACCTCAAGTCCAACAAGCTCACCGGGGTAACCGACTTCTCCAGTTGCCGGAGCCTCCAGCATTTAGACCTCTCCTCCAACAACTTCTCCGTCGCCATTCCCTCCCTCGGCGATTGCTCCTCCCTCCAACACCTCGACCTCTCTGCCAACAAGTACTTCGGCGACATTACACGTGTCGTCTCCTCCTGCACCGAACTTGTTTATCTCAACGTCTCCGGTAACCAGTTCTCCGGCCCGGTTCCCTCACTCCCCACTGGTTCGCTCCAGTTTCTTTACCTCTCCGGCAATCACTTTACCGGTCAGATTCCGGTGGCCATGGGGGACGGTCTCTGCTCTACGCTTGTCGAACTCGATCTCTCGTCTAATAACCTCACGGGTCCAGTTCCCGACGAGTTCACGTTGTGCTCGTCTCTCATCTCGTTGGATATATCGTCTAACAGATTTACCGGTGAGTTACCGATTGAGATTTTTGTGAAAATGGAGGGGCTGAGGGAGCTTTCTGTTGGGTTTAACCAGTTCGAAGGGTTGCTCCCAGAGTCATTGACGGAGATGGTGAGTTTAGAATCCTTGGATCTGAGTTCGAACAATTTCTATGGTACAATTCCAAAGTGGCTGTGTCAAGATCCTAGGAATCGTTTGAAGGAACTGTTCCTACAGAATAATCACTTCACGGGTTCTATCCCGTCCACTCTCAGCAACTGTTCCAACCTAGTGGGATTGGATTTGAGCTTCAACTACCTGAATGGAAGTATCCCTTCCACCTTGGGGTCACTCTCCAACCTCCGAGACTTGATCATATGGTTGAACCAGCTGACCGGTGAGATTCCGCAGGAACTGGGTAACATAAAGACGCTGCAGAATTTGATCTTGGACTTCAATGAGTTAACAGGAAGCATCCCTGCCGGTTTAAGCAACTGCACGCAATTGAATTGGATTTCCCTTTCAAACAACAGGCTCACGGGAGAGATCCCTTCCTGGATTGGAAAGCTTTCGAATTTGGCGATCTTGAAGCTTAGCAACAACTCATTCTCCGGCAGCATTCCGCCGGAGCTGGGCGACTGCCACAGCTTGATTTGGTTGGATCTCAACACCAATAAGCTGACGGGAGCAATCCCGCCCGAGCTTTTCAAGCAGTCGGGGAAGATTGCGGTGAATTTCATCAGTGGGAAGACTTATGTTTACATAAAGAATGATGGGAGCAAGGAGTGCCATGGCGCCGGGAACTTGCTGGAGTTCGCGGGGATCAACCAGAAGCAGCTCAACAGGATTTCAACAAGGAACCCCTGCAACTTCACCAGGGTCTATGGAGGTAAGCTTCAGCCAACGTTTAACCATAATGGTTCCATGATCTTCTTGGATATTTCCCACAACATGTTGTCTGGTACTATTCCTAAGGAGATTGGTGTAATGTACTATCTCTACATTCTCAATTTGGGGCATAATAACATTTCTGGTAGCATTCCTCAAGAGCTTGGCAGCATGAAGAACCTCAACATTCTTGATCTCTCCCACAATAGGCTCCAAGGCTCCATTCCACAGAGCTTGACTAGTCTCTCCCTGTTAACAGAGATTGATTTTTCTAACAACTTCTTGGCCGGGTTAATTCCGGAGTCCGGTCAATTCGACACCTTTCCGGCAACAAGATTTCAGAACAATTCTGGTCTCTGTGGAGTGCCTCTTCCTCCCTGCACTGCCGACTCAGGTCTCGGTGGTGCTCAGAATCAGAAGTCTAATAACAAGAAGCAGGCGTCTCTTGCAGGGAGTGTGGCCATGGGCTTGCTATTCTCCCTCTTCTGCATATTTGGTCTGATGATTATTGCCATTGAGGctaggaagaggaggaagaaaaaggAAGCGGCGCTCGAGGCCTATGTGGAAGGAAATTCGCATTCCGGCACTGCCAATGGTGGCTGGAAATTGACCAGTGCCCGGGAAGCTCTGAGTATAAACCTCGCCACATTCGAGAAGCCTCTAAGGAAGCTTACATTTGGAGATCTTCTCGAAGCCACCAACGGGTTCCACAATGATAGTCTTATTGGCTCTGGAGGGTTTGGTGATGTGTATAAGGCTCAGTTGAAGGATGGAAGCCTTGTTGCCATCAAGAAACTGATTCATGTAAGTGGACAAGGAGATAGAGAATTCACTGCTGAAATGGAAACCATTGGGAAAATCAAGCACAGGAACCTTGTTCCTCTTCTTGGATACTGCAAGGTTGGGGAAGAAAGGCTCTTGGTATATGACTACATGAAATATGGAAGCCTTGAAGATGTTCTGCACGATCAGAAGAAAGCCGGCATCAAGTTGAATTGGGCAGTGAGGAGAAAAATCGCAATTGGCGCGGCTAGGGGATTGGCTTTCCTTCACCACAATTGCATCCCTCACATCATTCATAGAGACATGAAGTCAAGCAATGTGTTGCTAGATGAGAATCTCGAAGCAAGAGTCTCCGATTTCGGAATGGCAAGACTAATGAGTGCAATGGATACACATTTGAGTGTTAGCACACTGGCAGGGACACCGGGTTATGTGCCTCCAGAGTACTATCAAAGCTTTAGATGCTCAACTAAAGGTGATGTCTATAGTTATGGCGTGGTTTTGTTGGAGCTTCTAACAGGGAAAAGGCCAACAGATTCAGCTGATTTTGGTGATAATAATCTTGTGGGGTGGGTGAAACAGCATGCAAAGTTGAAGATAAGTGATGTTTTTGACCCTGAGTTGATGAAGGAAGAGCCAAGCCTAGAGATTGAGCTTCTTCAGCACTTGAAGGTTGCATGTGCTTGTTTGGATGATAGGCCTTGGAGAAGACCAACAATGATTCAGGTCATGGCGATGTTCAAGGAGATTCAAGCAGGTTCAGGGGTTGATTCACAGTCCACAATAGTCACAGATGATGAAAGTTTCAGTACAATTGAAATGGTAGAAATGAGCATTAAAGAAGCACCATGA